The DNA segment ATGCTAAATCAATACCGATGTTCAATCTATGAATAGCACTCGTATGCCTAAATGTATGTGGTGTGGTTTTCAGTAACTCTTGTGCAATAAAATAATCTTCACAATCTGCAGCTGCTAATTTTAAGCTTTCCGTTATTACAAAATTTACACCTCTTAAAGATATACTGTTAGTCATCTTTGATATGCCTGATTTATTTCTATTCAGGGCTGGTATCAATGGAATATTTTCTTCATTTCTTGATGGTACTTCCTTTAGCCCAATCGCTTGCCTATAAAACTTCAATTCATTCATCAATTCTTCGCTGGCAATGATTTCGTGATTCTTATTCCCTTTTGTATGAACATGTATACACCAGACACGATGCTTGCCCTTGTCTGAAACCTTAAATGCGTTCATTGATAAACCAATAACAGACGATCTACGGATAGCTGTATGGTATAGAAGATTCATTAACCACCGATCTCGAACAGCCTTACTTCTATTCTCTTGATTGCTTCTAATCGATTCATGTTTAAGCCAAGCACTTAGATAGTCCCAAGCATCAAAAGAAAGTGACTTCCCTGATATATGATATTGTTCCTCTACTTTAATTTTTATAGATAGATTAACTGGATTAGACCTGATGACTTCTGAATTTACTAAAAAATTATAGAAGTTCTTAAGGATGCCTTGTGCGTACTCTACAGATTTGGTTGATAATGGCTTTAGT comes from the Acinetobacter sp. TGL-Y2 genome and includes:
- a CDS encoding tyrosine-type recombinase/integrase, with the translated sequence MTVRKNELISANFDSYLTSDNPLGANNDLDIIKAWLQHAASNSKYTFYNYLKEVKRICLYCDSIGIHYTELKALDVNNYLGILKNPPAEWLKNDEAGVQLKTQILLKPLSTKSVEYAQGILKNFYNFLVNSEVIRSNPVNLSIKIKVEEQYHISGKSLSFDAWDYLSAWLKHESIRSNQENRSKAVRDRWLMNLLYHTAIRRSSVIGLSMNAFKVSDKGKHRVWCIHVHTKGNKNHEIIASEELMNELKFYRQAIGLKEVPSRNEENIPLIPALNRNKSGISKMTNSISLRGVNFVITESLKLAAADCEDYFIAQELLKTTPHTFRHTSAIHRLNIGIDLASTQHHLGHKSINTTMIYLQDTQDHQVEENEKFNEILRNRVNKFDNKF